In Rathayibacter sp. VKM Ac-2762, one DNA window encodes the following:
- a CDS encoding ATP-binding cassette domain-containing protein: MTAGELAVETRGLTKRFGRQEAVSGLDLAVPRGAVFGFLGPNGSGKTTTIRMLLALAAPTAGSITVLGQAMPRRAAEVLPRVGALVEGPGFYPFLSGAANLRRFDAAEAGTSSRTRDTRAKEALARVGLSAAARKKVGSYSLGMKQRLGIAVALLSPRDLIVLDEPTNGLDPQGTREVRALVRGLNQDGTTVLVSSHLLAEIEQLCTHAAVMRTGRLVAQGGLDELRGDAASVELLTPDRERAIVALHTRGLEPRTAPGPHPADPPLVVAALPPGLAAETLVADLVRADVRVRGFAVRRPSLEERFVELTGEGFDVER, from the coding sequence GTGACGGCGGGCGAGCTCGCCGTCGAGACGCGGGGCCTCACCAAGCGCTTCGGGCGCCAGGAAGCGGTCTCCGGTCTCGACCTCGCCGTTCCCCGCGGCGCCGTCTTCGGCTTCCTCGGCCCGAACGGCTCGGGCAAGACCACGACGATCCGGATGCTGCTCGCCCTCGCCGCGCCGACCGCGGGCAGCATCACCGTCCTCGGGCAGGCCATGCCCCGGCGCGCAGCCGAGGTCCTGCCCCGGGTGGGGGCGCTGGTCGAGGGGCCGGGCTTCTACCCGTTCCTCTCCGGAGCGGCCAACCTCCGGCGCTTCGACGCCGCGGAGGCGGGCACTTCGTCCCGCACCCGCGACACCCGCGCGAAGGAGGCCCTCGCCCGCGTCGGCCTCTCGGCCGCGGCGCGCAAGAAGGTCGGCTCCTACTCCCTGGGCATGAAGCAGCGGCTCGGCATCGCGGTCGCCCTCCTCTCGCCGCGCGACCTGATCGTGCTGGATGAGCCCACGAACGGCCTCGACCCGCAGGGCACCCGCGAGGTCCGCGCTCTCGTGCGCGGACTGAACCAGGACGGCACGACCGTCCTCGTCTCCAGCCACCTCCTGGCCGAGATCGAGCAGCTCTGCACCCACGCCGCCGTCATGCGCACCGGGCGCCTCGTCGCCCAGGGCGGGCTCGACGAGCTGCGCGGGGACGCCGCCTCGGTCGAGCTGCTGACGCCCGACCGCGAGCGCGCGATCGTGGCTCTGCACACCCGGGGTCTGGAGCCGCGCACCGCGCCGGGCCCGCACCCCGCCGATCCGCCGCTGGTCGTCGCCGCTCTGCCGCCCGGGCTCGCGGCCGAGACGCTGGTCGCCGACCTCGTGCGGGCCGACGTCCGCGTCCGCGGGTTCGCCGTCCGCCGCCCCTCGCTCGAGGAGCGCTTCGTCGAGCTGACCGGGGAGGGCTTCGATGTCGAGCGCTGA
- a CDS encoding DUF2092 domain-containing protein: MSIDWKRWTPVAVVPAVVVAAAVALPLSASAAGDLPEKSAADLLAFVAESDATAFSGEIRQTSDLGLPDLSALGGSAGSASADPADSLVELATGSHQARVYVDAEKGARLQVLDRLAERDVVASTTDGVWIYDSSANTATHLVPPAGGAPEASPGDQVVTPSSAAEQLLAAIDPTTTVAVGSDVSVAGRDAYELVLTPRDGGTLVGSVTVSVDGETGLPLGVAVTARGGTAPAFSVAYTSIDFSTPDASLFSFTPPAGAEVTEQAAPVDDEADASDAPAADTAEHSDVVTTGSGWTSVVELPAGDADALSSLDAVTTPVDGGRILSSALLTVLVTDDGHVLAGAVQAETLRDAASAR; encoded by the coding sequence ATGAGCATTGACTGGAAGCGCTGGACGCCCGTCGCCGTCGTCCCCGCGGTCGTCGTCGCCGCGGCCGTCGCCCTCCCCCTCTCGGCGAGCGCCGCGGGGGACCTCCCCGAGAAGTCCGCCGCCGACCTCCTCGCCTTCGTCGCCGAGAGCGACGCCACGGCGTTCTCCGGCGAGATCCGGCAGACCTCGGACCTCGGCCTGCCCGACCTCTCGGCGCTCGGCGGCTCCGCCGGCTCGGCGTCCGCCGACCCCGCCGACTCCCTCGTCGAGCTCGCCACCGGCTCGCACCAGGCGCGCGTGTACGTCGACGCCGAGAAGGGCGCGCGCCTCCAGGTGCTCGACCGGCTGGCCGAGCGCGACGTCGTCGCCTCGACGACCGACGGAGTCTGGATCTACGACTCGAGCGCGAACACCGCCACCCACCTCGTGCCTCCCGCGGGCGGAGCCCCCGAGGCCTCGCCAGGCGATCAGGTCGTGACGCCGTCGTCCGCCGCCGAGCAGCTGCTCGCCGCGATCGACCCGACGACCACGGTCGCGGTCGGCTCGGACGTCAGCGTCGCCGGGCGCGATGCGTACGAGCTCGTGCTCACGCCCCGCGACGGCGGCACCCTCGTGGGCTCCGTGACCGTCTCGGTCGACGGCGAGACGGGCCTCCCGCTCGGGGTAGCCGTGACCGCCCGCGGGGGCACCGCGCCCGCGTTCAGCGTCGCGTACACGAGCATCGACTTCTCGACACCCGACGCGTCCCTCTTCTCCTTCACGCCCCCGGCCGGCGCCGAGGTGACGGAGCAGGCCGCTCCGGTCGACGACGAGGCGGACGCCTCCGACGCGCCCGCCGCGGACACGGCCGAGCACTCCGACGTCGTCACCACGGGCTCCGGCTGGACGAGCGTCGTCGAGCTGCCCGCCGGTGACGCCGACGCGCTCTCCTCGCTCGACGCGGTCACCACTCCCGTCGACGGGGGCCGCATCCTCTCCTCCGCCCTGCTGACCGTCCTCGTCACCGACGACGGACACGTCCTCGCCGGCGCGGTCCAGGCCGAGACGCTCCGCGACGCGGCCTCCGCTCGGTGA
- a CDS encoding ATP-dependent DNA ligase, translated as MDLPFALPVAPMLAKAVPAVPEQTAVAGGYSYEPKWDGFRAIVSVSGGECEIGSRGSKPLTRYFPELVEAFLRLLPDGCVLDGEIVLATGEPGAQRLDWDLLSQRIHPAASRVRMLAETTPAMLVAFDLLAVDGRSMLEEPYSARREALAAVMAGVPHPLHLGRATDDEALARDWLERFEGAGLDGVVAKPLAAPYSPGKRAVLKVKHHRTADVIAIGYREHASKPGVGSILLGLRGDDGEVRQVGGASAFSDERRVQLLEELAPAVERDAGGAPVRGEGERSRFSSGRDTSFVRLRPELVLEVRYDQREGDRFRHTVQFERWRPDRDAASCTMEQLEQPTAYDLGDVLG; from the coding sequence ATGGACCTCCCGTTCGCGCTCCCCGTCGCCCCGATGCTCGCCAAGGCCGTTCCGGCGGTGCCGGAGCAGACCGCCGTCGCGGGCGGATACTCCTACGAGCCGAAGTGGGACGGGTTCCGCGCGATCGTCTCGGTCTCCGGCGGCGAGTGCGAGATCGGGAGCCGCGGCTCCAAGCCGCTGACCCGGTACTTCCCCGAGCTCGTCGAGGCCTTCCTCCGGCTGCTCCCCGACGGCTGCGTGCTCGACGGCGAGATCGTCCTGGCGACCGGCGAGCCGGGTGCCCAGCGGCTCGACTGGGACCTGCTCTCGCAGCGCATCCATCCGGCCGCGAGCCGCGTGAGGATGCTGGCGGAGACCACCCCGGCGATGCTCGTCGCCTTCGACCTGCTCGCCGTGGACGGGCGCAGCATGCTCGAGGAGCCGTACTCGGCGCGGCGGGAGGCGCTCGCCGCGGTGATGGCCGGCGTCCCGCATCCGCTGCACCTCGGCCGCGCCACCGACGACGAGGCCCTGGCGCGCGACTGGCTGGAGCGCTTCGAGGGCGCAGGACTGGACGGCGTCGTGGCGAAGCCCCTGGCCGCGCCATACTCCCCCGGGAAGCGCGCCGTGCTCAAGGTCAAGCACCACCGCACGGCCGACGTGATCGCGATCGGGTACCGCGAGCACGCCTCCAAGCCGGGCGTGGGCTCGATCCTGCTCGGCCTGCGCGGCGACGACGGAGAGGTCCGCCAGGTCGGCGGGGCCTCGGCCTTCAGCGACGAGCGTCGCGTGCAGCTGCTGGAGGAGCTCGCACCCGCGGTCGAGCGCGACGCGGGGGGAGCGCCGGTGCGCGGCGAGGGCGAGCGGAGCCGGTTCTCGAGCGGCCGCGACACCTCCTTCGTGCGCCTGCGTCCCGAGCTCGTGCTCGAGGTCCGCTACGACCAGCGCGAGGGCGACCGCTTCCGGCACACCGTGCAGTTCGAGCGCTGGCGCCCGGACCGCGACGCCGCCTCCTGCACCATGGAGCAGCTGGAGCAGCCGACCGCGTACGACCTCGGCGACGTCCTCGGCTAG
- the ligD gene encoding non-homologous end-joining DNA ligase, with protein sequence MPSSDAVVLTVPGPHGDREVRISSPERVLFPEPGITKHEVAEYLIAVGEPFVAANGGRPVSLQRFSSGIEGEQFFSKNPPKGAPEYVRSVPVTYPSGRVHPQLVIDEPAAAVWAAQMNTVVFHPWASRADAPDLPDQLRIDLDPQPGTDVADAVVAAHALREVLREAGLDPFVKTSGNRGLHVFAPIVAEHEFLDVRHAVIAAARELERRMPEQVTTAWWKEERGERIFVDFNQANRDRTIAGAYSPRPLAHAPVSTPLDWDELDGVDPRAFTIRTVPARLAERGDPWARMHDAPGRLDALLGWWERDVAAGLGELPFPPDFPKMPGEPPRVQPSRAKKA encoded by the coding sequence ATGCCCAGCAGTGACGCCGTCGTCCTCACCGTCCCCGGACCGCACGGCGACCGGGAGGTGCGGATCTCGAGCCCCGAGCGCGTGCTCTTCCCGGAGCCGGGCATCACCAAGCACGAGGTCGCGGAGTACCTGATCGCCGTCGGCGAGCCGTTCGTCGCGGCGAACGGCGGCCGCCCCGTCTCGCTGCAGCGGTTCTCCTCCGGGATCGAGGGCGAGCAGTTCTTCTCGAAGAACCCGCCCAAGGGCGCGCCCGAGTACGTCCGGTCCGTCCCGGTGACGTACCCGAGCGGGCGGGTGCATCCGCAGCTCGTGATCGACGAGCCCGCGGCCGCCGTCTGGGCGGCGCAGATGAACACCGTCGTCTTCCACCCGTGGGCGTCCCGCGCCGATGCGCCCGACCTGCCCGACCAGCTCCGGATCGACCTCGACCCGCAGCCCGGCACCGACGTCGCCGACGCGGTCGTCGCCGCGCACGCGCTGCGGGAGGTCCTGCGGGAGGCCGGCCTCGACCCGTTCGTGAAGACGTCCGGCAACCGCGGCCTGCACGTCTTCGCGCCGATCGTCGCCGAGCACGAGTTCCTCGACGTCCGCCACGCGGTGATCGCCGCGGCGCGCGAGCTGGAGCGGCGGATGCCCGAGCAGGTCACGACGGCGTGGTGGAAGGAGGAGCGCGGCGAGCGGATCTTCGTCGACTTCAACCAGGCCAACCGCGACCGGACGATCGCCGGTGCCTACAGCCCGCGGCCGCTCGCGCACGCTCCCGTCTCCACTCCGCTGGACTGGGACGAGCTCGACGGCGTCGACCCGCGGGCCTTCACGATCCGCACGGTCCCGGCGCGCCTCGCCGAGCGCGGTGATCCGTGGGCCCGGATGCACGACGCCCCCGGCCGCCTCGACGCCCTGCTCGGCTGGTGGGAGCGCGATGTCGCCGCCGGCCTCGGCGAGCTGCCGTTCCCGCCCGACTTCCCCAAGATGCCGGGCGAGCCGCCCCGCGTGCAGCCCAGCCGCGCGAAGAAGGCCTAG
- a CDS encoding DUF2256 and DUF3253 domain-containing protein translates to MAHRQRTSTAHPESKTCASCGREIEWRAKWARDWEDVRYCSDACRRRGVGPEEARLEEEIRTVLLARAASSTACPSEVARRVGGEEWRPLMEPVRRAARRLVDRGEIDIVQGGQVVDPSRAKGPIRLRRRPGGPLSPGGAAG, encoded by the coding sequence ATGGCCCACCGTCAGCGCACGTCCACCGCGCATCCCGAGAGCAAGACCTGCGCCTCCTGCGGTCGCGAGATCGAGTGGCGCGCGAAGTGGGCGCGCGACTGGGAGGACGTCCGCTACTGCTCGGACGCCTGCCGCCGTCGCGGAGTCGGTCCGGAGGAGGCGCGCCTCGAGGAGGAGATCCGCACCGTCCTGCTCGCGCGAGCGGCGTCGTCGACGGCGTGCCCGTCCGAGGTCGCGCGCCGGGTCGGCGGCGAGGAGTGGCGGCCGCTGATGGAGCCCGTGCGGCGGGCCGCGCGCCGCCTGGTCGACCGGGGCGAGATCGACATCGTGCAGGGCGGACAGGTCGTCGACCCCTCGCGGGCGAAGGGCCCGATCCGGCTGCGGCGGCGCCCCGGCGGACCCCTGTCGCCGGGCGGCGCCGCGGGCTAG
- a CDS encoding flavin reductase family protein, whose amino-acid sequence MSRENLATTPDREPEHRAFAGLSPEDFKLAFRNHAAGVALITADPGTGPVALTATSVFSVSAEPPLFVFSLSSASSSSPAIQASETLVVHLLGAEQLDLARLGSTSGIDRFADTSLWSRLPTGEPFFPGAAAWIRGTVINRMEAGSSTIVAVHALEAHVPEDSETTAPLVYHNRTWHHLGEHSRLS is encoded by the coding sequence ATGAGCCGCGAGAACCTCGCCACCACCCCGGACCGCGAGCCGGAGCACCGCGCCTTCGCCGGACTCTCCCCAGAGGACTTCAAGCTCGCGTTCCGCAACCACGCCGCCGGAGTCGCGCTGATCACCGCCGACCCGGGCACCGGCCCGGTCGCCCTGACCGCGACCTCCGTCTTCTCGGTGAGCGCCGAGCCGCCGCTGTTCGTCTTCTCGCTCTCGTCCGCCTCGTCCAGCTCTCCGGCCATCCAGGCGTCCGAGACGCTGGTCGTGCACCTGCTCGGGGCGGAGCAGCTCGACCTGGCGCGCCTGGGCTCGACCAGCGGCATCGACCGCTTCGCCGACACGTCGCTCTGGTCGCGGCTGCCCACGGGCGAGCCGTTCTTCCCGGGCGCCGCCGCCTGGATCCGCGGCACGGTGATCAACCGCATGGAGGCGGGATCGTCCACGATCGTCGCCGTGCACGCCCTCGAGGCCCACGTGCCCGAGGACTCCGAGACCACGGCGCCGCTCGTCTACCACAACCGCACCTGGCACCACCTCGGCGAGCACTCCCGCCTCAGCTGA
- a CDS encoding sulfurtransferase, which yields MTPTTPSSRESLLVTPDELAELMASTEPPLVLDVRWRLDRPDGRPEYLAGHLPGAVHVDLDHELAAHGEPEEGRHPLPPIEVLQEAARGWGLRRGRSVVVYDDAQSVPAARAWWLLRATGVEDVRLLDGSLAGWIRSGRELETGDVPRERGDVELAYGRLPVLDIDEAAALPSAGVLLDARAPERYRGEVEPIDPRAGHIPGARNAPASAALDSEGRFRPASDLRAGFEALGVREHAPVGVYCGSGVSAAVDVVALTLAGFAPALYPGSWSQWSSTPGRTVATGPEA from the coding sequence ATGACCCCGACGACCCCCTCCAGCCGCGAGAGCCTGCTGGTCACCCCCGACGAGCTCGCCGAGCTCATGGCCTCCACAGAGCCGCCGCTCGTCCTCGACGTGCGCTGGCGCCTCGACCGGCCCGACGGCCGCCCGGAGTACCTCGCGGGCCACCTGCCCGGCGCGGTGCACGTCGACCTCGATCACGAGCTGGCCGCCCACGGCGAGCCGGAGGAGGGGCGCCACCCGCTGCCTCCGATCGAGGTGCTGCAGGAGGCGGCGCGCGGCTGGGGGCTCCGCCGGGGCCGGTCCGTCGTCGTGTACGACGACGCGCAGAGCGTCCCGGCCGCGCGGGCCTGGTGGCTGCTGCGGGCGACGGGAGTGGAGGACGTCCGTCTGCTCGACGGGTCGCTCGCCGGCTGGATCCGCTCGGGGCGGGAGCTCGAGACGGGCGACGTCCCGCGCGAGCGGGGCGACGTCGAGCTGGCCTACGGTCGGCTCCCGGTGCTGGACATCGACGAGGCGGCGGCGCTGCCCTCGGCGGGCGTCCTGCTCGACGCCCGCGCCCCTGAGCGGTACCGCGGCGAGGTCGAGCCGATCGACCCGCGGGCGGGCCACATCCCCGGCGCTCGGAACGCTCCCGCGTCCGCGGCGCTCGACTCCGAGGGGCGGTTCCGGCCCGCCTCCGACCTGCGCGCCGGATTCGAGGCGCTCGGCGTGCGGGAGCACGCCCCCGTCGGCGTGTACTGCGGCAGCGGCGTCTCGGCCGCGGTCGACGTCGTCGCGCTCACGCTCGCGGGCTTCGCGCCGGCGCTCTACCCGGGCTCCTGGTCGCAGTGGTCGAGCACGCCGGGCCGGACGGTGGCGACCGGCCCGGAGGCCTGA